The Silene latifolia isolate original U9 population chromosome X, ASM4854445v1, whole genome shotgun sequence genome contains the following window.
CACCGGAACACTGTTCGGACATTCATTTGCTAACAGAGTTTGGGCTGGAAGTCTCCTGGGGATTAGGGCACAATCAGGGGATAATTTGAGTCTCCGCTCTTGGGTTTGCAATTGGCTCTCCGTTCTTTTTAAGGCTGACAATAAGCATAAGGCTTGTCTCTCCTTTTTGTGTACCATTTGGACTATTTGGGTGGTAAAGTGCAGAAAGATTTTTGATAGTACCGAGTGCTCCCATATTGGTGCTATCTTTCTTTATCAAGACTCCCTTAACTTAGCTCTTTCTGCTGAAGATGGGAAACCGGGGTCCATAGCTTTCCAAACACCGATGGAGGAGGACTTGACTAAGCTTAGGAATGGAGTAGCCTTTCCTCTGATTCAGAGTTCTGTGAGTTGCTCTCGGTCTCATATTTATGTGGATGCGGCGTGGTCTAAGGAGTTTGTTGCTGGGTTTGGCGGATGCATCCTTTTTTATAATGATATTGTTTCTGAATTCTGTATCAAAGGAATGGCAGAGAATGCTGAACAAGCGGAAGCTTTGGCAATTAGGGAAGCCTTAAAGTGGGCGCTCTCGCGCAACATCCTCCATATTAACATTTTCTCTGATTGTCTACAGGTTCTTGCCCAAGTCCTACGATTCTCTCAACTCAAACATTGGACAAGGAACACTATTGACGATATAACCGATCTAGCGGCAAACTTTCATTGTATTACTTTTGCTTATGTTCCTAGAATTTGTAACAAAGCCGCTCATAGGATAGCTAAGCGTGCTATTAATATGTAAGTCTCGTTAAcccgattgtcaaaaaaaaaaaaaaaaaaaaaaaaaaaaagtctccGCCGAGTTAGTAGTCAATATTCCATACATATCCACCATCATGATATATGGACCACTTCTCTACTCCAATTTCCACAACATAATGTTTTGCTTCTCTATTCAACTCTCCTAGTCGATCAAATCCTATgtcgaacttttttttttttgaagttgcATTATTGTCGTTAAGTCAAACATATTTCTCACCTCCGTATTCCTAGATCTTGTATTCACATCTGAAACCAAGTGACGAATGCAATTCCTATCAAAAAAGCATAAGGCTCCTCCTACCCGCCACCAATTTCACTCAATACATTCAAAATCGCAGCGTCATAGGAAAACTTGGTGTACGATTCACAATTTAGCTAGTGGAAACTTCAACAACTATGAGTATCAAGAATCAAATGAACAAAGCTAGAAATTTGTACATaaatgaaagaaaacaatcaaatgAACACACCACTCACCTTATTCAATTCACATGTGGCTGCACCATCGATCATTATACACTATGTCAACCTCATAGCTCACAATAGTACGGAGTAGATGAATTCTATCTATAACTGAAGAATGGCGCCATCAGTGTGCCAATTACTTAACCCACTGTCACTTTAATTGTGAATTTTAGTTGTTCCGTTTGAATTTTGGACGTCTCAACCCACCTCATCTCAAATgtgccaatttttttttttgtttcgtgccAACCCACCGTGTTGCCAGTGGAGCATGATGGATTGTGTCGTGTTGAGCttaaattacttttttttttggctAAATAAAGGCCTTGGCATAACACTCAATTATATGCAACCCATGGTGTGTCATGCCGTATTGGTTCGTGTAACTCATGTGTCATGTTAACATAGATCATAGACCATGTTGGTGTTGGGTTCATATACCCCTTTTTAGACTCATCTAATTCgttttataaattactcattaatttatctcatggatctagttgcatgcataacaaaagaataagaaaaacggTTTCCTTACATTTAGAAAGgcacgaaatgggcacaagtaaggtcttctaccttcacttgttcttgagctatgaataataggatgatcctccaacctcaAGTATAGAGATACTCCTTAAAAGTTGTACCCAAGTTTTTTCCTTAAAACTAATACACAAATTAACTAGACTAATATATTAGTAGTacttaataattctaataatatatatgtattactacactagtaataatgtTGTATTAATATTAGAATTTGTTGAACAATTTTTAGAGATTCTAAAACTATTTTTAGAGAGAGATTAGTGAGAAGATGAATAAGAATGATAAATTGCATGAATGGAAAAAATAGAGAACAACTTCTCTATGTACCATGAGGGAGCCGGTTTTGGGGGTctagaaggccaatgcatggtcttcacccttttgctttttctcttttctaaacattaggtgtgtaaggctagagAATTAGAGTAATGATCATGTTTGCCATTCAAAATTAACAAACATAATAAACCTCTTATTCTCCTCTAAAACCGGTGCCCTactataaaatggactccattttatttttgtgattttgtcaaatgtcatttgttaggtcatgtgtcacacaccatgcccatatctaattttaatgcatatttatccaaataaatatcatttcttaataaattaattacatatgacAAATTAGTTAGTAATTTATGATCACAAGTATAAAAtggatcatataattataattcacaatatttgcAATTATAATTtgtattcttaatttaattgtttcacaaacaataatcaattttagtaatgaaatcttttaatcactaaaataaatcttatttaatcaaattacaataagatactaatattctcactcacaaataaattgttcaaatttaaggaattgattaacttgtatcgacatacaattaatcaacttatctattaaaggaattgtcctataggtgtgaccttaagggatcaactgatcaccatcgtcaaacgacagtaatgtcaaactctagttagccaatcattaccgattaatgttgatcagttgactatataattgaatcatcccttacgtattcttattatgagatttaattatgatgtttaatcatgtgatcgcactattgttgaggacacttactccaacaatctcccacttgtccgagacaagtgtgcgtcaccaattctcttgccctattacataatctcccactcaatgcaaggtgtcttgcaggtcgtacttgcatttgatcatatcttgagtggtttcctcgatctggagagtaactgtctgaccggaattatctaccgtagataccttccgagcgtggccacgcattttcagttcactactcctcgagtggccctgagatttagataaccctaacaagggggtggacaatttctatcgcactattccctttgaatagccacagctcatcatgactcaaaagatgcccatttgacctcagttacgaaaatcgtagagcataaatcaaagtcactcagaaactgtgccaccttgggcgaacagtctctagtcaaagaattgactcaaaagaatactatagtagctctcgccacgaccaggctttgtaaaaattaccagaactctataaacgATCACTGCCCGACggagtgtcccatacagtttgcctatgtgatcgactagtcatcccatatgactctatggcacttgaacttgccatcaatcgcatcacactctagtaacTTCGAGGCGTCACCttatataagcaactaggggccaatactatgttaattcagttcactttaataggttcaacgttgtccttataacctatttggatataacaaagtgataaaagagtaatataaaactcaaacgatgaatgcattatcacatatataaaattgataccatatcaattactacataatctataatccatacttaatattatatataactatacatctcaactcaatttaaatggtatgacttatcatgtttaggcgtttagcctatgaaaaggccttggttagcaagtttcagcaacactttgcactttccctaaccttattatatactatttcccattttGTGTATAATATTGTATTATTAGAACTTTTTttagtacgtgtctagatccaatatgGACATAGActctcttgcctttgaataactcccactgtactcacagtgtgtagggataggaccttcagtTATTGGagcgaactaccatagttccccaattcataaaaccgaatcctaatatcatcctttccttcttgcatatgttcttattgcaagtgtactcaatttccgttgtgtatatctcattgttcaactgcctaagatgttcctagcagatatcctccttaaataatatagccaagatggttctctaaccatccttatttgtttagaatatggtttttgtgtaactccttgcacataaatccatctcaattctaaatgcttagcttcatatatttagtacttcctgattactaactaatgaactatgtggctatatagagacttctctcaaagattcgataacttttcgtcatactccaagtatacaaaatttaagaatggtgatacatcttagcgtaatgaattaatcccgtaGCAGAAGCATGTGGatacaatttctacatgttcaatacttttgaacttgtcaagattcttattaacataagaatatccATTCAaagctaatatcctcttagaactatctttataggtctggataccctagagatgtattattcttctcttaagtcttccatcattcacaatgatcaatatgtcccttacacataagactagtaacaccatattactcctactaaactccatgtataaacagaactattcgacaattcgagaaaagtttatcacatgactAAAACATATCATTCAGCTCCTTGACttttacttaagatttcttctttagTTTCCATCCTACCTTAGAATAGTTACGATTTTCAAaaatcatgcaagatgattttaaaatcaaactgtcaaataatattatgaaatccgAATTAACGAAGCGTTGCAATTGGTGTAAATCTCTTACCACAAATCAACCAAGTTATAGAAACATCTTTTATGTTTAGTTCGGACTATTGCGGAGTTGAAGCTatataaagcatcttaataagttacaggatTGTTACTTTCAAAAGGTGACATGACTCCTGTCAACttaggttttgaagaaataatcactgattttgaccaagaaggaacatcttcccacgtcttattctcagtttgtggctcttaaacattttctcccactctgtcttttagaaataatcCTTTTTTATTTAATAGAcggcatcacgagccacaaaccctttgttctcgtgatcatgtaggaagagagagcacatgttaactatcgaaacaagctacaatttaggtaccatgcctaaccatatcttatataaaaagtagatgattgctttaatcgTGTTTTATATTAGtgggaaaatttaaatgccagatAAATTtaataacagaaactacctccaactacaaagtaaagattcaatcatatcgtaatgaaagtgaacttgtgataccatatctcactct
Protein-coding sequences here:
- the LOC141620695 gene encoding uncharacterized protein LOC141620695 encodes the protein MSFDETSIKDILAIPIRCSEGSDIFYWSASSSGNYSVKIGYHIALQNYWNTSASPKDRSRVPAACMGVFQKILWNLPGPKSWIILLWKLLTESLPTGEGFLRRGFDGPFTCVLCDSQETESPEHCSDIHLLTEFGLEADNKHKACLSFLCTIWTIWVVKCRKIFDSTECSHIGAIFLYQDSLNLALSAEDGKPGSIAFQTPMEEDLTKLRNGVAFPLIQSSVSCSRSHIYVDAAWSKEFVAGFGGCILFYNDIVSEFCIKGMAENAEQAEALAIREALKWALSRNILHINIFSDCLQVLAQVLRFSQLKHWTRNTIDDITDLAANFHCITFAYVPRICNKAAHRIAKRAINM